In one Umezawaea sp. Da 62-37 genomic region, the following are encoded:
- a CDS encoding phosphopantetheine-binding protein gives MTSTDAVLFDLLTTKFDVPEQEVVPEATMEELDIDSLALAELALALQERTGVEVEDHEAGRGTTVAELTATLAAKRAAAPVR, from the coding sequence ATGACCTCGACCGATGCCGTCCTGTTCGACCTGCTGACCACGAAGTTCGACGTGCCGGAGCAGGAGGTCGTCCCCGAGGCGACGATGGAGGAGCTCGACATCGACTCGCTGGCGCTGGCCGAACTCGCCCTCGCGCTCCAGGAGCGGACCGGCGTGGAGGTCGAGGACCACGAGGCGGGCAGGGGCACGACGGTCGCCGAACTCACCGCGACCCTCGCCGCCAAGCGCGCCGCGGCGCCGGTCCGCTGA
- a CDS encoding beta-ketoacyl-ACP synthase III, with translation MSGALRAPVLEGVAGWVPPRVVANDELPAHWQTDDTWVRRRTGIGTRHWVDEGTSTGDLALEAAKGALAMAGAPLVDTVLVATSTPDHPMPAMAPVLASRLGLGGVAAFDVSAVCSGFVYGLATAAGMIAGGLAERVLLVAADVYSTLVSPDDRGAGVVFADGAGAVVLRAGGQGEPGSLLAFDLGSDGAGHDMITVPAGGARDRAEPGRYGPVDRHFRMSGREVFQHAVTRMTESSRAVLKTAGWAVEDVDRVVAHQANARIISAVGTRLSIPDDRIVSNIERVGNTGAASIPLALAHAVERGEVRAGERVLLTAFGGGFTWGSVAMVWPDLPSA, from the coding sequence TTGTCCGGAGCCCTTCGGGCGCCCGTGCTCGAAGGGGTCGCGGGTTGGGTGCCGCCGCGGGTCGTCGCCAACGACGAACTCCCCGCGCACTGGCAGACCGACGACACCTGGGTCCGCAGGCGCACCGGGATCGGCACCCGGCACTGGGTCGACGAGGGCACGTCGACCGGTGACCTCGCCCTGGAGGCCGCCAAGGGCGCGCTGGCCATGGCCGGTGCGCCGCTCGTGGACACGGTGCTCGTCGCGACCTCCACGCCGGACCACCCGATGCCCGCGATGGCACCGGTCCTCGCCTCCCGGCTCGGGCTGGGCGGCGTGGCGGCGTTCGACGTGTCCGCGGTGTGCAGCGGGTTCGTCTACGGCCTGGCCACGGCCGCCGGGATGATCGCGGGCGGGCTGGCGGAACGGGTGCTGCTCGTGGCCGCCGATGTCTACTCGACGCTCGTGTCGCCCGACGACCGCGGCGCGGGTGTCGTGTTCGCCGACGGGGCGGGCGCGGTGGTGCTGCGCGCGGGCGGGCAGGGCGAGCCCGGCAGCCTGCTGGCGTTCGACCTCGGCAGCGACGGCGCGGGCCACGACATGATCACCGTGCCCGCCGGCGGTGCGCGCGACCGGGCCGAACCCGGTCGGTACGGGCCCGTGGACCGGCACTTCCGGATGAGCGGGCGCGAGGTGTTCCAGCACGCGGTGACCCGGATGACCGAGTCGTCGCGCGCGGTGCTCAAGACCGCCGGGTGGGCCGTCGAGGACGTCGACCGCGTCGTCGCCCACCAGGCGAACGCCCGCATCATCAGCGCCGTCGGGACCCGTCTGTCCATCCCGGACGACCGGATCGTGAGCAACATCGAGCGGGTCGGGAACACCGGCGCCGCGTCCATCCCGCTCGCGCTCGCCCACGCCGTCGAGCGCGGCGAGGTCCGCGCCGGGGAACGGGTGCTGCTGACGGCGTTCGGCGGCGGGTTCACCTGGGGGTCGGTCGCGATGGTGTGGCCCGACCTGCCGTCCGCATAG
- a CDS encoding MarR family transcriptional regulator, whose translation MRMPMSERLGAHLKRVEQELMTAKHAAVKPAGLTVPQYAALLVLTEQPGISAAALARACLVTPQTMTTILQNLLSLGLVERTPHPVHRNVLETRLTGTGAAAVDRADVRAVAVERRLADEFTAEERATLVALLGRCSTALAGGVD comes from the coding sequence ATGCGGATGCCGATGAGCGAGCGCCTCGGCGCCCACCTCAAGCGCGTGGAGCAGGAGCTCATGACGGCCAAGCACGCGGCCGTGAAGCCCGCGGGCCTCACCGTTCCCCAGTACGCGGCCCTGCTGGTGCTCACCGAGCAGCCGGGGATCTCCGCCGCGGCGCTGGCGAGGGCCTGCCTGGTCACCCCGCAGACGATGACGACGATCCTGCAGAACCTGCTGTCCCTCGGCCTGGTCGAGCGCACGCCGCACCCGGTGCACCGCAACGTCCTGGAGACCCGTCTCACCGGGACCGGCGCCGCCGCGGTCGACCGGGCCGACGTCCGCGCGGTCGCGGTCGAACGCAGGCTCGCCGACGAGTTCACCGCCGAGGAGCGCGCCACCCTGGTCGCCCTGCTCGGCCGCTGCTCCACCGCGCTGGCAGGCGGAGTCGACTAG
- a CDS encoding SMP-30/gluconolactonase/LRE family protein: MRGKSAVIALVAALLLTGAGTAVATRPPGTITGHAAALHPEGVAWDPTRQALLVGSSRHGTVSVVRPDGRVSTLVSDPRMISTFGLRVDAARDRLLVAFADIGVGERSGPDTSYRQSGMGIFDLRTGAPLHLVDLAIGEGRHGANDLSLDRAGNAYVTDPASDALYRIDPAGRASVLVRDPRLASPTIGANGIAWHPGGYLLVVRYGDGALLRVSLSGRIDEVRLDRPLVGGDGIALRPDGTLAVVTNGLGGTGENAVTLLRPNGPWSSATVLRRIAPWRTTAPTTVAVTPYGGYVVSGDLDRLLAGTTTDVFTLDRI; encoded by the coding sequence ATGCGCGGGAAATCCGCAGTCATCGCACTGGTGGCGGCCCTGCTGCTGACCGGCGCGGGCACGGCGGTGGCCACCAGGCCACCGGGAACGATCACGGGGCACGCCGCGGCGCTGCACCCGGAAGGCGTCGCGTGGGACCCGACCAGGCAGGCGCTGCTGGTCGGGTCGTCGCGACACGGCACGGTGTCCGTCGTGCGCCCGGACGGGCGGGTCAGCACGCTGGTCAGCGACCCGCGGATGATCTCCACGTTCGGCCTGCGCGTGGACGCCGCGCGCGACCGGCTGCTGGTGGCGTTCGCCGACATCGGCGTCGGCGAGCGGTCCGGGCCCGACACGTCCTACCGGCAGTCCGGCATGGGGATCTTCGACCTCCGCACGGGCGCGCCGCTGCACCTGGTCGACCTCGCCATCGGTGAGGGGCGGCACGGGGCCAACGACCTGTCGCTCGACCGGGCGGGCAACGCTTACGTCACCGACCCGGCGTCCGACGCGCTCTACCGGATCGACCCGGCGGGCCGGGCCTCGGTGCTGGTGCGCGATCCGCGGCTGGCGTCGCCGACCATCGGCGCGAACGGCATCGCGTGGCACCCCGGCGGCTACCTGCTGGTCGTCCGCTACGGCGACGGCGCGCTGCTGCGGGTGTCGCTCTCCGGGCGGATCGACGAGGTGCGGCTGGACCGGCCGCTGGTCGGCGGCGACGGCATCGCGCTGCGTCCCGACGGCACGCTCGCCGTCGTCACCAACGGCCTCGGCGGCACGGGTGAGAACGCCGTGACCCTGTTGCGCCCCAACGGCCCCTGGTCGTCGGCGACGGTCCTGCGGCGGATCGCCCCGTGGCGCACGACCGCCCCGACCACCGTGGCCGTCACGCCGTACGGCGGCTACGTGGTCAGCGGCGACCTGGACCGGCTGCTGGCGGGCACCACCACGGACGTGTTCACGCTGGACAGGATCTGA
- a CDS encoding alpha/beta hydrolase: MDLELPDGRVVRVHDSGVGGVPVFWLHGSPQTGDLLEPLLEAASRRGVRLLGYDRPGYGGSTAVAGRDVAAAAADVVAVADALGLGRFAVAGHSGGGPHALACGALPPGRVFAVVSMSGPAPVSAEGLDWFAGMAPAGEAELRAAVAGRAALEEHLASAEFDAEVFTPADHAALEGPWRSLGANAGAAMAAGLGGLVDDDLAVVGPWGFDLAEVSVPTLLVHGVRDRMVPAEHSEWLVDRVRPHGELRLSPQDGHVSILDRVGDVFDWLVLRG; this comes from the coding sequence ATGGATCTCGAGCTGCCCGATGGGCGTGTGGTGCGGGTGCATGACAGCGGGGTCGGTGGGGTGCCGGTGTTCTGGCTCCACGGGTCGCCGCAGACCGGTGATCTGCTGGAACCGTTGCTGGAGGCGGCTTCCCGGCGTGGTGTGCGGCTGCTGGGGTACGACCGGCCGGGGTACGGCGGGTCGACGGCGGTGGCCGGGCGGGACGTCGCGGCGGCTGCGGCGGACGTGGTGGCGGTCGCGGACGCGTTGGGGCTGGGGCGGTTCGCGGTGGCGGGGCACTCCGGGGGTGGGCCGCACGCGTTGGCGTGCGGAGCCTTGCCGCCGGGGCGGGTGTTCGCGGTGGTGAGCATGTCGGGGCCCGCGCCGGTGTCGGCGGAGGGGCTCGACTGGTTCGCGGGGATGGCGCCCGCGGGGGAGGCCGAGTTGCGGGCGGCGGTGGCCGGGCGGGCCGCGTTGGAGGAGCACCTGGCGTCGGCGGAGTTCGACGCGGAGGTGTTCACGCCCGCCGACCACGCGGCGCTCGAAGGACCGTGGAGGTCGTTGGGCGCCAACGCCGGGGCCGCGATGGCGGCCGGGCTCGGCGGGCTGGTCGACGACGACCTGGCGGTGGTCGGGCCGTGGGGTTTCGACCTGGCGGAGGTCTCGGTACCGACGCTGCTGGTGCACGGTGTGCGCGACCGGATGGTGCCCGCCGAGCACAGCGAGTGGCTGGTGGACCGCGTTCGCCCGCACGGGGAGCTGCGGCTCAGCCCGCAGGACGGGCACGTGTCGATCCTCGACCGCGTCGGCGACGTCTTCGACTGGCTGGTCCTGCGCGGCTGA
- a CDS encoding MarR family winged helix-turn-helix transcriptional regulator — MEGAQDPRWLTDEQQDTWRALIGLILRLPSALDTQMRRDAGISHFDYLVLSTLSMAPGWTMRMSELAAEAEASLPRLSQVVAKLEKQDWLRRAPDPDDGRYTLATLTQAGWDKVLSTAPGHVNEVQRLVFDALPPAQQRQLGEISRRVTRTIEGPVDPPRES, encoded by the coding sequence GTGGAAGGTGCTCAGGACCCGCGCTGGCTGACCGACGAGCAGCAGGACACCTGGCGGGCGCTCATCGGCCTGATCCTCCGGCTGCCCAGCGCGCTCGACACCCAGATGCGCCGGGACGCGGGCATCAGCCACTTCGACTACCTGGTGCTGTCGACGCTGTCGATGGCGCCGGGGTGGACGATGCGGATGAGCGAGCTGGCCGCCGAGGCGGAGGCCTCGCTGCCCCGGCTGTCGCAGGTGGTCGCCAAGCTCGAGAAGCAGGACTGGCTGCGCCGCGCACCCGACCCCGACGACGGCCGCTACACACTGGCGACGCTGACCCAGGCCGGGTGGGACAAGGTCTTGTCGACCGCTCCGGGGCACGTCAACGAGGTCCAGCGCTTGGTCTTCGACGCGCTGCCCCCGGCGCAGCAGCGGCAGCTGGGGGAGATCAGCAGGCGCGTCACCCGCACCATCGAGGGACCGGTGGACCCGCCGCGGGAGTCGTGA
- a CDS encoding NAD(P)H-dependent oxidoreductase: protein MTLFRLDASIRPQGSATREIGDVVEQEWLAAHPGDVVERRHIGVDVLPADAWGTAVDASSTPEAERTPAHREAAALAATLVDELLAADALLFAVPLYNYGVSQHFKTYGDLVWTDPRAHGVRFLEGKKAVLVTARGGAYGTGTPREGWDHATPFMRRILADVWGADLTVIEREFTLVGVLPEFDGFRDMAASMHAEALATAQQAGKALGAL, encoded by the coding sequence ATGACTCTGTTCCGCCTGGACGCCAGCATCCGCCCGCAGGGCTCGGCCACCCGCGAGATCGGCGACGTCGTCGAGCAGGAGTGGCTCGCGGCCCACCCCGGCGACGTGGTCGAACGCCGCCACATCGGTGTCGACGTCCTCCCCGCCGACGCGTGGGGCACGGCCGTCGACGCGAGTTCCACCCCCGAGGCCGAGCGGACGCCCGCGCACCGGGAAGCCGCGGCGCTGGCCGCCACGCTGGTCGACGAACTGCTCGCCGCGGACGCGCTGCTGTTCGCGGTGCCGCTGTACAACTACGGCGTCTCGCAGCACTTCAAGACCTACGGCGACCTCGTCTGGACCGACCCGCGTGCGCACGGCGTCCGTTTCCTCGAGGGCAAGAAGGCCGTCCTGGTCACGGCCCGCGGCGGGGCGTACGGCACGGGCACGCCGCGGGAGGGCTGGGACCACGCGACGCCGTTCATGCGCCGCATCCTCGCCGACGTGTGGGGCGCGGACCTGACGGTGATCGAGCGCGAGTTCACGCTCGTGGGCGTGCTGCCGGAGTTCGACGGCTTCCGGGACATGGCCGCGTCGATGCACGCCGAAGCGCTGGCGACGGCCCAGCAGGCAGGCAAGGCGCTCGGCGCGCTGTAA
- a CDS encoding helix-turn-helix domain-containing protein gives MESGTRRAWIARLRPRGGVGAAGPRGIVERVGAGPVGWAVELSSEVVRRIVDEVPALGGSPAAVEALRRGNEATTLRALSTLAEGAAAVPPADGAALESIRGFVHRAVPLEQVLRGVRIGHAATTEAFLRACAELVDPAVAVDEVTAISRELFACVDDLADTMIRTYLAEHEVWSTSAAAARADVVRSLLGGAEVDVGEASRVLGYDLRRTHQAVVVWSDPPSGGSSLQAAAIEVLRAGGATTTLAIPVASGRLWAWGSGTHRTGSASGVAEVLSRHRVHAAFGTPVDGVAGFRRSHREAERAEGVERLRRTAGRAPRHATTYADVAAIALLATDLDAAGEFVRRELGGLAARTAPMEALRTTLYHYLDAERSLVDVARRLHVARGTVTYRVNRAQEVLGHDLQSRRFTLHTALALAEELGDAVLAD, from the coding sequence GTGGAGAGCGGGACGCGGCGGGCCTGGATCGCACGGCTGCGCCCGCGGGGCGGGGTCGGGGCGGCGGGCCCGCGCGGGATCGTCGAGCGCGTCGGCGCGGGGCCCGTGGGCTGGGCGGTCGAGCTGAGTTCCGAGGTCGTGCGGCGGATCGTCGACGAGGTGCCCGCCCTCGGCGGGAGCCCGGCCGCGGTCGAGGCGCTCCGCCGGGGCAACGAGGCAACCACCCTGCGGGCGCTGTCCACGCTGGCGGAAGGCGCGGCCGCCGTCCCGCCCGCCGACGGGGCGGCGCTGGAGAGCATCCGCGGGTTCGTCCACCGGGCCGTGCCGCTGGAGCAGGTGCTGCGGGGCGTCCGGATCGGGCACGCGGCGACGACCGAGGCGTTCCTGCGCGCCTGCGCCGAACTGGTCGATCCCGCGGTGGCGGTCGACGAGGTCACGGCGATCTCCCGCGAGCTGTTCGCCTGCGTCGACGACCTCGCCGACACGATGATCCGCACCTACCTCGCCGAGCACGAGGTGTGGAGCACCAGCGCGGCCGCGGCGCGGGCCGACGTCGTGCGGTCCCTGCTGGGCGGCGCCGAGGTGGACGTCGGTGAGGCGTCGCGCGTCCTCGGCTACGACCTGCGGCGCACCCACCAGGCGGTGGTGGTGTGGTCGGACCCGCCGAGCGGCGGATCCTCGTTGCAGGCCGCGGCGATCGAGGTCCTGCGGGCCGGGGGCGCCACCACGACGCTGGCCATCCCCGTCGCCTCGGGCCGGTTGTGGGCATGGGGATCCGGCACGCACCGGACCGGTTCCGCGAGCGGTGTCGCGGAAGTGCTGTCCCGGCACCGGGTGCACGCGGCCTTCGGGACGCCTGTCGACGGTGTCGCGGGCTTCCGCCGTTCCCACCGCGAGGCCGAGCGCGCGGAGGGGGTCGAGCGGCTGCGGCGCACGGCCGGACGGGCGCCTCGGCACGCGACCACCTACGCCGACGTGGCCGCGATCGCCTTGCTGGCCACCGATCTCGACGCGGCGGGCGAGTTCGTGCGCCGCGAACTCGGCGGGCTCGCCGCCCGCACCGCGCCGATGGAGGCGCTGCGGACCACGCTGTACCACTACCTCGACGCGGAGCGCAGCCTCGTGGACGTCGCGCGCCGCCTGCATGTGGCCAGGGGAACCGTGACCTACCGCGTGAACCGGGCCCAGGAGGTGCTGGGGCACGACCTCCAAAGCCGCCGCTTCACCCTCCACACCGCACTGGCGCTCGCCGAGGAACTCGGGGACGCGGTCCTCGCGGACTGA
- a CDS encoding flavin reductase family protein, with product MIDRETFVELMSGVCSPVTVVTTTTADGRPHGSTVSSFASLSLDPPLVSFALDRTSGLLTHLRPGDRVGVNILGAHQQELASTFARRRRGPGLKFDGVTWTVRSGLPHLPESAGWTAGRVERHVDGGDHVLLVVRVEEAESTATAPLVYARRVFGTHSLLTAAS from the coding sequence ATGATCGACCGAGAGACCTTCGTCGAGCTGATGAGCGGGGTGTGCTCCCCGGTCACCGTCGTGACGACGACGACCGCCGACGGGCGACCGCACGGCAGCACCGTGTCGAGCTTCGCCTCGCTCTCGCTGGACCCGCCGCTGGTGAGCTTCGCCCTGGACCGCACCTCGGGCCTGCTGACCCACCTCCGTCCCGGTGACCGGGTGGGCGTCAACATCCTCGGCGCCCACCAGCAGGAGCTGGCTTCGACGTTCGCCCGCCGCCGCCGGGGGCCGGGCCTGAAGTTCGACGGCGTGACGTGGACCGTCCGAAGTGGACTGCCCCACCTGCCGGAGTCCGCGGGCTGGACGGCGGGACGGGTCGAACGCCATGTGGACGGCGGTGACCACGTCCTGCTCGTCGTGCGCGTCGAGGAGGCCGAGTCGACCGCCACGGCCCCGCTGGTCTACGCGCGCCGCGTCTTCGGCACGCACTCCCTCCTCACCGCCGCGAGCTGA
- a CDS encoding acyl-CoA dehydrogenase family protein, producing MSIIMDAPHTTDDARTLRAELVERAAKLRPLLAGNADSTDRERGVPAENITALAEAGLLSLMRPARYGGGQTDFRTLLEVSREVGRACGSTAWVTALLNAGAWFVGLFPAQAQDDVWADTPDARIAGVVTPSGTARVVDGGYRVSGRWAPASGCAHADWAVLGVVRPDAEGTSDAVGIVLVPMPELSIVDTWFVAGMRGTASNTLIGEDLFVPAHRFHSIPDAVEGRYATPFTDEALYRAPFVPATALVLTGPQLGLAAAAVDLLAERAPQRALTMTSYATQAEAPTIQIAAANAASLADSAQLHAYRAAADIDEAARAGVVADYDARARMRMDAGVAAVHAREAVRIVCSAQGASSFGESNPLQRVWRDIETGSRHAVLNPEVAAEIYGKSLFGIRGTVSALV from the coding sequence ATGAGCATCATCATGGACGCCCCGCACACCACCGACGACGCGCGCACGCTGCGGGCCGAACTCGTCGAGCGCGCCGCCAAGCTGCGGCCGCTGCTGGCGGGCAACGCCGATTCGACCGACCGCGAGCGCGGCGTGCCCGCCGAGAACATCACCGCACTGGCCGAGGCCGGTCTGCTTTCCTTGATGCGGCCCGCGCGCTACGGCGGCGGGCAGACCGACTTCCGCACCCTGCTGGAGGTCAGCCGCGAGGTCGGGCGCGCCTGTGGCTCCACCGCCTGGGTGACCGCGCTGCTCAACGCGGGCGCGTGGTTCGTCGGTCTTTTCCCGGCCCAGGCGCAGGACGACGTCTGGGCCGACACCCCCGACGCCCGGATCGCCGGCGTCGTGACACCTTCGGGCACCGCGCGCGTGGTCGACGGCGGGTACCGGGTGAGCGGGCGCTGGGCCCCCGCGTCCGGGTGCGCGCACGCCGACTGGGCCGTCCTCGGGGTCGTCCGGCCGGACGCCGAGGGCACGTCGGACGCCGTCGGCATCGTGCTCGTGCCGATGCCGGAACTGTCCATCGTGGACACGTGGTTCGTGGCGGGTATGCGCGGGACGGCGTCGAACACCCTGATCGGCGAGGACCTCTTCGTTCCCGCGCACCGCTTCCACTCCATTCCCGACGCCGTGGAAGGCCGGTACGCCACGCCCTTCACCGACGAAGCCCTCTACCGGGCGCCGTTCGTACCCGCCACCGCGCTGGTGCTGACCGGGCCCCAGCTCGGGCTGGCCGCGGCCGCCGTCGACCTCCTCGCCGAACGGGCCCCGCAGCGGGCGTTGACCATGACGAGCTACGCCACCCAGGCCGAGGCGCCCACCATCCAGATCGCCGCCGCGAACGCCGCGTCGCTCGCCGACTCGGCCCAGCTGCACGCTTATCGCGCGGCCGCCGACATCGACGAGGCCGCGCGGGCCGGGGTCGTCGCCGACTACGACGCCAGGGCGCGGATGCGAATGGACGCGGGGGTCGCCGCGGTCCACGCGCGCGAGGCCGTCCGCATCGTGTGCTCGGCGCAGGGCGCTTCGAGCTTCGGCGAGTCCAACCCGTTGCAGCGCGTCTGGCGCGACATCGAGACCGGCAGCAGGCACGCAGTCCTCAACCCCGAGGTCGCCGCCGAGATCTACGGGAAGTCGCTGTTCGGCATCCGCGGCACCGTATCCGCGCTGGTCTAG
- a CDS encoding aldolase/citrate lyase family protein — translation MTAQSFPRLGAWVKLPAPESVELLALAGFDFVVIDAEHGAIDIRTTSTMIALARGCGLRPFVRVAGTAPRDVQVPLDAGAAGLFVPQVDNTARAREAVGATRFPPLGRRGASTSGRAGRWGLEALGDYLRSGNDDVLLVVQAESAEALSEIAGIGGVAGVDAVFIGPTDLAVSSGFPEGDGGLAGLIAAAERGCADHRVTLGTTASGNAPELLARGYDFLVLGADTTMLRQGAQALVGAATAVGR, via the coding sequence GTGACAGCGCAGTCCTTCCCCCGGCTCGGCGCCTGGGTCAAGCTCCCCGCACCGGAGAGCGTCGAACTGCTCGCGCTCGCCGGGTTCGACTTCGTCGTGATCGACGCCGAGCACGGCGCGATCGACATCCGCACCACGTCGACCATGATCGCGCTGGCCCGCGGCTGCGGGCTCAGGCCGTTCGTCCGGGTCGCGGGCACCGCACCCCGTGACGTCCAGGTCCCGCTCGACGCGGGCGCCGCCGGCCTGTTCGTCCCCCAGGTCGACAACACGGCCCGTGCGCGGGAAGCCGTTGGAGCGACCCGTTTCCCGCCGCTCGGACGCCGCGGCGCCAGCACGTCCGGACGCGCGGGCCGCTGGGGGCTGGAAGCTCTCGGCGACTACCTGCGGTCCGGCAACGACGACGTCCTCCTTGTGGTCCAAGCGGAAAGCGCCGAAGCCCTCTCGGAGATCGCCGGGATCGGCGGGGTCGCGGGTGTCGACGCGGTCTTCATCGGCCCGACCGACCTCGCGGTCTCCAGCGGGTTCCCCGAGGGCGACGGCGGACTGGCAGGCCTCATCGCGGCGGCCGAACGGGGTTGTGCCGACCACCGCGTCACCCTGGGCACCACGGCCTCGGGCAACGCGCCGGAACTGCTGGCCCGCGGGTACGACTTCCTCGTCCTGGGAGCCGACACCACCATGCTGCGCCAAGGCGCGCAGGCGCTGGTGGGCGCGGCGACGGCGGTCGGCCGATGA
- a CDS encoding nuclear transport factor 2 family protein, whose protein sequence is MTAAVHTELSTLVTALWFEIDHGGGSAASGFFTADAELTFSRRTFRGTGEIDGVYRDRAARGPRVSRHLMSNFHVLHHEPGRVDAVSALVLYAQDGEPPVPTTVPVLVADVFDRFVLLGGAGWLIASRRIENRFLLPGDVLAVPTE, encoded by the coding sequence ATGACCGCCGCCGTGCACACCGAACTCTCGACTCTGGTGACGGCGCTGTGGTTCGAGATCGACCACGGCGGCGGTTCCGCCGCCTCCGGCTTCTTCACCGCCGACGCCGAGCTGACGTTCTCGCGCAGGACCTTCCGCGGCACCGGCGAGATCGACGGCGTCTACCGCGACCGGGCCGCACGCGGGCCGCGGGTGTCGCGCCACCTGATGTCCAACTTCCACGTCCTCCACCACGAACCCGGCCGCGTCGACGCCGTGTCCGCGCTGGTGCTCTACGCGCAGGACGGAGAACCTCCCGTGCCCACAACGGTTCCGGTGCTCGTGGCCGACGTGTTCGACCGCTTCGTCCTGCTCGGCGGAGCCGGGTGGCTCATCGCCTCCCGGCGGATCGAGAACCGCTTCCTCCTGCCCGGCGACGTGCTCGCCGTCCCCACCGAATGA
- a CDS encoding DUF3500 domain-containing protein — protein MSHQRNPDGFPVPTTRGALPIVDSHLFADLLPPEAAFELTAGHRHHLEPYVGVTDDGTPRRGLYHLDGPTTAPNPAVAAAAAYLDGLAPHQRVVGALPMDAPEWRLWTNAIPTWHPKGMRLDRLAGHDRDRALAVVEASLSPAGYAQVRAAMALNANLGELVDDYRDTLAEFAYWFTLFGNPSADSPWGWQLMGHHVDLHCVLIGGDTVLAPVFLGAEPTTGTGRFTGVRALQDETEVALAFRRTLDPDREPEFLMGSSLLAADLPPELAGPWNGRHLSGAGGDNLVLPPAGIIASSLPADQLDGLVDLIRVYLDRLPRPQADRTLALVRDHLDDTRFSWRGAHDDRCAFYYRVHSPVLLVEYDNHPGVFLTNPEPARFHVHTIVRYPNGNDYGRDLLAQHYGLHHG, from the coding sequence ATGTCCCACCAGCGAAATCCGGACGGGTTCCCCGTGCCGACCACACGGGGCGCCCTGCCGATCGTCGACTCGCACCTCTTCGCCGACCTGCTCCCGCCGGAGGCGGCGTTCGAGCTGACCGCGGGCCACCGCCACCACCTGGAGCCCTACGTCGGCGTCACCGACGACGGCACCCCGCGCCGGGGCCTCTACCACCTGGACGGTCCGACCACGGCCCCCAACCCCGCCGTGGCGGCGGCCGCGGCCTACCTCGACGGGCTGGCACCCCACCAGCGCGTCGTCGGAGCCCTGCCGATGGACGCCCCGGAATGGCGGCTGTGGACCAACGCCATCCCCACGTGGCACCCGAAGGGCATGCGCCTCGACCGGCTCGCCGGCCACGACCGCGACCGCGCGCTGGCCGTCGTCGAGGCGAGCCTGAGCCCCGCGGGTTACGCCCAGGTGCGCGCGGCGATGGCGCTCAACGCGAACCTCGGCGAACTCGTCGACGACTACCGCGACACGCTCGCGGAATTCGCCTACTGGTTCACCCTCTTCGGCAACCCCTCGGCCGACTCCCCGTGGGGCTGGCAGCTCATGGGCCACCACGTCGACCTGCACTGCGTCCTCATCGGCGGCGACACCGTCCTCGCCCCCGTGTTCCTGGGCGCCGAACCGACCACCGGCACGGGCCGGTTCACCGGCGTCCGAGCCCTCCAGGACGAGACGGAGGTCGCCCTCGCGTTCCGCCGCACCCTGGACCCCGACCGCGAGCCCGAGTTCCTCATGGGCTCGTCCCTGCTGGCCGCCGACCTCCCGCCCGAGCTGGCGGGCCCCTGGAACGGCAGGCACCTCTCCGGCGCGGGCGGCGACAACCTCGTCCTCCCGCCCGCGGGGATCATCGCCTCGAGCCTCCCCGCCGACCAGCTCGACGGCCTGGTCGACCTGATCCGCGTCTACCTCGACCGCCTGCCGCGCCCGCAGGCCGACCGCACCCTCGCGCTGGTCCGCGACCACCTCGACGACACCCGCTTCTCCTGGCGCGGCGCCCACGACGACAGGTGCGCCTTCTACTACCGCGTCCACTCGCCCGTGCTCCTGGTCGAGTACGACAACCACCCCGGCGTCTTCCTCACCAACCCCGAGCCCGCCCGCTTCCACGTCCACACCATCGTGCGGTACCCCAACGGCAACGACTACGGCCGCGACCTCCTCGCCCAGCACTACGGCCTGCACCACGGCTGA
- a CDS encoding L-rhamnose mutarotase, giving the protein MPRYCFRLQVRSEHLAEYRRRHREVWPEMLEALRDTGWRNYSLFLGEDGLLIGYVEADSLAEAQAAMAGTDVNRRWQAEMGQYFVDLEGAPPDEGFRLLPEVFNLEEQLGRRADDAV; this is encoded by the coding sequence ATGCCCCGTTACTGCTTCCGGTTGCAGGTCCGGTCGGAGCACTTGGCCGAGTACCGGCGGCGGCACCGGGAGGTGTGGCCGGAGATGCTGGAAGCCCTGCGCGACACCGGGTGGCGCAACTACTCGCTCTTCCTGGGCGAGGACGGCCTGCTGATCGGGTACGTCGAGGCGGACTCGCTGGCCGAGGCCCAGGCGGCCATGGCCGGCACCGACGTGAACCGCCGCTGGCAGGCGGAGATGGGGCAGTACTTCGTGGACCTGGAGGGCGCGCCGCCGGACGAGGGGTTCCGGCTGCTGCCCGAGGTGTTCAACCTGGAGGAGCAACTGGGGCGGCGGGCGGACGACGCGGTGTGA